From Polaribacter butkevichii, a single genomic window includes:
- a CDS encoding DUF6427 family protein, which yields MLANFLEKSKPINFIVYLGLFFCFFLITVFTSNFTGYQTIENLSFLLLFLVVFFFYNFIVSKNKLTFDHSYAFFIFVLTTILFISKLLESKALLMLIVYLLFLRKTYSLRSSKQVIQKLFDSGFWLGILFILEPFTLVFILIIYASILLRKKVSIHTLLTPITGFISPLIIYFAYLFWNDATEKIHHLFYFKSINSLFIYAKDNTIWIFGTIILLTISSIFLKSPKAFSVNNSFKKSWTLLIINTVIAVTYALIITNKNGSEIVYLLVPASIIIANGFETIDKMLVKNILAGLLFIATVLTFFFL from the coding sequence ATGCTAGCCAATTTTTTAGAGAAATCTAAACCAATCAATTTTATAGTCTATTTAGGACTCTTTTTTTGTTTCTTTTTAATTACTGTTTTTACAAGTAATTTTACAGGATACCAAACCATAGAAAACCTGTCTTTTTTATTGTTATTTTTGGTTGTTTTTTTCTTTTATAATTTTATCGTTTCTAAGAACAAATTAACCTTCGATCATTCGTATGCGTTCTTTATTTTTGTACTCACAACCATCCTTTTTATTTCTAAGCTACTTGAGTCTAAAGCCCTGTTAATGCTTATAGTTTACTTACTTTTTTTAAGAAAAACTTACAGCTTACGCTCTTCTAAACAGGTTATTCAAAAATTATTTGACAGTGGTTTTTGGTTAGGTATTCTTTTTATTTTAGAACCTTTTACATTGGTATTTATCCTTATCATATATGCATCTATTCTGTTAAGAAAAAAAGTATCAATTCATACTTTATTAACCCCAATTACAGGGTTTATTTCTCCTTTAATTATTTACTTTGCGTACTTATTTTGGAATGATGCAACAGAAAAAATACACCATTTATTCTATTTTAAAAGTATAAATAGTCTTTTTATTTACGCAAAAGACAATACTATATGGATTTTTGGAACTATAATTTTATTAACAATCTCTTCTATTTTCTTAAAATCGCCTAAAGCATTTTCTGTAAATAATTCTTTTAAAAAGAGTTGGACTCTGTTAATTATAAATACAGTTATTGCAGTTACCTATGCTCTAATTATTACCAATAAAAATGGATCTGAAATTGTTTATTTATTAGTTCCAGCATCAATAATTATTGCAAATGGGTTTGAAACCATTGATAAAATGTTGGTTAAAAATATTTTAGCAGGATTGTTGTTTATTGCAACAGTACTAACTTTTTTCTTTTTATAA
- the upp gene encoding uracil phosphoribosyltransferase gives MIIHHLQEENSILNKFIAEIRDVKIQKDSLRFRRNIERIGEVLGYELSKKLSYSDVSIETPLGVKREQLSSNEVVLCSILRAGLPLHQGLLNYFDDAENAFISAYRHHPNNNAEFEIVVEYFAAPSVENKTLLLADPMLATGQSLVSVYEAIKKQGIPKEIHIVVVIGSKEGIEFIEDKFPENTHLWIAAVDDTLNSKGYIVPGLGDAGDLAFGSKL, from the coding sequence ATGATTATTCATCACCTACAAGAAGAAAACTCAATTCTTAATAAATTTATTGCAGAGATTAGAGACGTCAAAATTCAAAAAGATTCACTTCGTTTTAGAAGAAATATTGAGAGGATTGGAGAAGTTCTGGGATATGAATTAAGTAAAAAACTATCATATAGTGATGTTTCTATAGAAACACCTTTAGGCGTAAAAAGAGAGCAATTATCTAGTAATGAAGTTGTTTTGTGTTCTATTTTAAGAGCAGGTTTGCCTTTGCATCAAGGGTTGTTAAATTATTTTGATGATGCAGAAAATGCTTTTATTTCTGCATACCGTCATCACCCAAATAACAATGCCGAATTTGAAATTGTAGTAGAGTATTTTGCTGCTCCATCCGTAGAAAATAAAACCTTATTATTGGCAGACCCAATGTTGGCAACAGGGCAATCTTTAGTGTCTGTTTACGAAGCGATAAAAAAGCAAGGAATTCCAAAAGAAATTCATATTGTAGTGGTTATTGGTTCTAAAGAAGGAATTGAATTTATAGAAGATAAGTTTCCAGAAAACACCCATTTATGGATTGCAGCGGTAGATGATACTTTAAATAGTAAAGGATATATTGTGCCTGGTTTAGGTGATGCTGGCGATTTGGCTTTTGGATCTAAATTATAA
- a CDS encoding four helix bundle protein: MSRCSVSIPSNIAEGSSRTDKSFSHFIDIALGSSFELETQLIIACNRNYINKEQLTKIEAKIQEFQKMTMGFQNKL, encoded by the coding sequence ATTAGTAGATGTTCAGTTTCTATTCCAAGTAATATTGCAGAAGGATCATCGAGAACAGATAAATCTTTTTCTCACTTTATTGATATCGCTTTAGGTTCTTCTTTCGAGCTCGAAACTCAATTAATAATAGCTTGTAACAGAAATTATATAAATAAAGAACAATTAACAAAGATTGAAGCAAAAATTCAAGAATTTCAAAAAATGACAATGGGGTTT
- a CDS encoding NifU family protein, whose amino-acid sequence MTAEETLNNVEKALDEIRPFLISDGGNIKLLSIEDSIVKVQLEGACTGCSVNQMTLKNGVEATIKKFAPQITEVINVA is encoded by the coding sequence ATGACAGCAGAAGAAACATTAAATAATGTAGAAAAAGCATTAGACGAAATTCGCCCTTTTTTAATTAGTGACGGAGGGAATATTAAGCTTTTATCAATAGAAGATTCTATTGTAAAAGTACAATTAGAAGGCGCTTGTACAGGTTGTTCTGTAAATCAAATGACGTTAAAAAACGGAGTAGAAGCTACCATTAAAAAGTTTGCACCACAAATTACAGAAGTAATAAACGTAGCGTAA
- a CDS encoding DUF6341 family protein — protein MIASNIFRLIGSLFTDFLFLPFNWLRTSVAQADLGWWISNAVNWGFLVVLLCLLAYWMKESLKFQREGTEDKA, from the coding sequence ATGATAGCAAGCAATATTTTTAGACTGATTGGTAGTTTATTTACTGATTTTTTATTCCTTCCATTTAATTGGTTACGCACAAGTGTAGCACAAGCAGATTTAGGTTGGTGGATTTCTAATGCAGTAAACTGGGGGTTTCTAGTGGTTTTATTATGTTTATTAGCATATTGGATGAAAGAATCTCTTAAATTTCAGAGAGAAGGAACTGAAGATAAAGCTTAA
- a CDS encoding MGMT family protein, translated as MEKEDNFFDKVYKVARLIPYGKVTSYGAIATYLGAARSARMVGWAMNKAHNLNDIPAHRVVNRKGLLTGKHHFDGTNLMQQLLESEGIIVIENQIQDLENVFWNPSEELI; from the coding sequence GTGGAAAAAGAAGACAATTTTTTTGATAAAGTTTACAAGGTTGCACGTTTAATTCCTTACGGAAAAGTGACCAGTTACGGAGCAATTGCAACGTATTTAGGAGCAGCAAGATCTGCAAGAATGGTAGGTTGGGCAATGAACAAAGCCCATAATTTAAACGATATTCCTGCACATAGAGTTGTAAATAGAAAAGGGTTACTAACAGGCAAGCATCACTTTGATGGCACAAACCTGATGCAGCAATTATTAGAAAGTGAAGGAATAATTGTTATAGAAAACCAAATTCAAGATTTAGAAAACGTATTTTGGAACCCTTCAGAAGAGTTAATTTAA
- the lysM gene encoding peptidoglycan-binding protein LysM, which yields MGIFSFIKNAGAKVFGIGKTTEEENADKSEQLRGAIAALELEVKDLSIEVEDDAVKVWGETADLATKEKVVLVVGNTNGVASVEDNLTVAEVEVIEEAAMAQFHTVESGDTLGKIAKTYYGNAMKYPVIFEANKPMLSHPDKIYPGQVLRIPPLVD from the coding sequence ATGGGAATTTTTTCATTCATTAAAAATGCAGGAGCAAAAGTTTTCGGCATTGGAAAAACTACAGAAGAAGAAAATGCAGATAAATCTGAACAATTAAGAGGTGCAATTGCCGCTTTAGAATTAGAAGTTAAAGACCTATCTATAGAGGTTGAGGATGATGCCGTAAAAGTTTGGGGAGAAACTGCAGATTTAGCTACCAAAGAAAAAGTAGTTTTAGTAGTAGGTAACACCAATGGTGTAGCTTCTGTTGAAGACAATTTAACGGTTGCAGAGGTTGAAGTTATTGAAGAAGCCGCAATGGCGCAATTTCATACAGTAGAAAGTGGAGATACTTTAGGTAAAATTGCAAAAACATATTATGGTAACGCAATGAAGTATCCTGTAATTTTTGAAGCTAACAAACCAATGTTATCGCATCCAGATAAAATTTACCCTGGTCAAGTTTTAAGAATACCACCTTTAGTAGACTAA
- a CDS encoding homogentisate 1,2-dioxygenase translates to MPFYHKLGAIPPKRHTQFRKKDGSLYYEQLFGTIGFDGMSTNSYHEHRPTMVKHIGKQYSVKPKIAKANNIQSYRFRGFQVPPENDYLESRKIVLTNADCNIILSAPKKSTTAYFYKNTDADEVIFIHKGTGKLRTHLGNINFKYGDYLVIPRGIIYKLDFDDENNRLFIVESYSPVYTPKRYRNYFGQLLEHAPFCERDLRRPQELETYNELGDFLIKVKKQGEIIEMTYASHPFDVVGYDGYNFPYAFSIHDFEPITGRIHQPPPVHQTFETNAFVICSFVPRLYDYHPNSIPAPYNHSNIDSDEVLYYVDGDFMSRNDIDQGHISLHPAGIPHGPHPGATERSIGHTKTEELAVMVDTFKPLMVTEEAMKIADEEYYKSWLE, encoded by the coding sequence ATGCCTTTTTATCATAAGTTAGGTGCAATTCCACCCAAAAGACACACGCAATTTCGTAAAAAAGACGGAAGCTTATATTACGAGCAATTGTTTGGTACTATTGGTTTCGACGGAATGTCTACCAATTCGTATCATGAGCACAGACCAACCATGGTTAAGCATATTGGTAAACAATATTCTGTAAAACCAAAAATTGCAAAAGCCAATAATATTCAATCCTATCGTTTTCGAGGATTTCAAGTGCCGCCAGAAAACGACTATCTAGAAAGTAGAAAAATCGTTTTAACAAATGCTGATTGTAATATTATTTTATCGGCACCAAAAAAATCTACCACAGCATATTTTTATAAAAACACAGATGCAGATGAGGTGATTTTTATCCATAAAGGAACCGGAAAATTAAGAACGCATCTTGGTAACATCAACTTTAAATACGGAGATTACTTGGTAATTCCACGTGGAATTATTTACAAATTAGATTTCGATGATGAAAACAACCGACTTTTTATTGTAGAATCTTACAGTCCGGTGTATACACCAAAAAGGTACAGAAATTACTTTGGTCAATTATTAGAACATGCACCTTTTTGTGAGCGAGATTTAAGAAGACCCCAAGAATTAGAAACTTATAATGAGTTAGGTGATTTTCTTATCAAAGTAAAAAAACAAGGCGAAATTATAGAAATGACCTACGCTTCGCATCCTTTTGATGTGGTGGGTTACGACGGTTATAATTTTCCGTATGCATTTTCAATTCACGATTTCGAACCCATCACAGGTCGTATTCATCAGCCGCCACCAGTGCATCAAACTTTTGAAACCAATGCCTTTGTAATTTGCAGTTTTGTACCCCGTTTGTACGATTATCATCCCAACTCAATTCCTGCGCCATACAATCACAGTAATATAGATTCAGATGAAGTTTTGTATTATGTAGATGGCGATTTTATGAGTAGAAACGACATCGATCAAGGGCATATTTCCTTGCATCCAGCCGGAATTCCTCATGGTCCACACCCAGGCGCAACAGAACGTAGTATTGGGCATACAAAAACCGAAGAATTAGCAGTAATGGTAGATACTTTTAAACCTTTGATGGTTACAGAAGAAGCCATGAAAATTGCCGATGAAGAGTATTATAAATCGTGGTTGGAGTAA
- the trmB gene encoding tRNA (guanosine(46)-N7)-methyltransferase TrmB — translation MGSKNKLKRFKENETFKNVIQPTREEVVTDFSHKGKWHSFFGNNNPIVVELGCGKGEYTIALARKNPNKNYIGIDIKGARFWRGAKTAIEENLPNVAFVRTQIELVDFIFAENEVSEIWITFPDPQIKYQRTKHRMTNSSFMKKYHHILNEDGIMNLKTDSEFMHGYTLGLLHGEGHEVLYANHTVYKNEGAPKEVTETQTFYENQYLEVDKPITYIKFRLKY, via the coding sequence TTGGGAAGCAAAAATAAACTAAAACGTTTCAAAGAAAATGAAACGTTTAAAAATGTCATTCAACCAACTAGAGAAGAAGTTGTAACAGATTTTTCTCATAAAGGGAAATGGCATTCTTTTTTTGGTAACAACAATCCTATTGTTGTAGAACTTGGTTGTGGTAAAGGAGAATATACCATTGCTTTGGCTAGGAAAAATCCGAATAAAAATTATATTGGTATCGATATAAAAGGCGCTCGTTTTTGGAGAGGCGCAAAAACTGCAATAGAAGAAAATTTACCTAATGTAGCTTTTGTAAGAACTCAAATAGAATTGGTCGATTTTATTTTTGCTGAAAATGAAGTTTCAGAAATTTGGATTACTTTCCCAGATCCACAAATAAAATATCAACGTACAAAACATAGAATGACAAATTCTAGTTTTATGAAAAAGTACCACCATATTTTAAATGAAGACGGAATTATGAACTTAAAAACAGATTCTGAATTTATGCATGGTTATACTTTAGGTTTGTTACATGGAGAAGGGCATGAGGTTTTATATGCAAATCATACCGTGTATAAAAATGAAGGAGCTCCGAAAGAAGTTACAGAAACACAAACCTTTTACGAAAATCAATATTTAGAAGTAGATAAGCCAATTACCTACATTAAATTTAGATTAAAATATTAA
- a CDS encoding Mrp/NBP35 family ATP-binding protein, which yields MSFKKQDIYNALETITAPGEGKSLIENNNVTNVVTFGNEVEVDVTISNPTLQAKKKIETEITKAIQTNVGEHITVKIHVKVEKPVEKAKPNQIKGKAIPNIKNIIAIASGKGGVGKSTITANTAISLAKMGFNVGVLDADVYGPSQHIMFDVEKSKPLSVQVEGRSKMKPVENYGVKLLSLGFFTNPDQAVIWRGPMASKALNQLIFDADWGELDFLLIDLPPGTGDVHLSIVQALPINGAVVVSTPQNIALADAKKGVAMFQQDSINVPVLGIIENMAYFTPEELPNNKYYIFGKDGAKNLAEDIKTKFLGEIPLVQSIREAGDVGHPVALQNGTILEKSFNDITKEMLSELLKRNETLPPTEVVRITTMSGCSSK from the coding sequence GTGAGTTTTAAAAAGCAAGATATATACAACGCATTAGAAACAATTACCGCTCCCGGAGAAGGTAAAAGTTTAATAGAAAATAACAATGTTACCAACGTTGTTACTTTTGGTAATGAAGTAGAGGTAGATGTTACCATTAGTAACCCTACTTTACAAGCAAAAAAGAAGATTGAGACGGAAATTACAAAGGCAATTCAAACCAATGTAGGAGAGCATATTACGGTTAAAATACATGTAAAGGTAGAAAAGCCAGTAGAAAAAGCAAAACCGAATCAAATTAAAGGAAAAGCAATTCCTAATATTAAAAACATTATAGCAATTGCATCTGGTAAAGGTGGTGTTGGTAAATCTACAATTACAGCAAATACAGCTATTTCATTAGCAAAAATGGGTTTTAATGTAGGTGTTTTAGACGCAGATGTTTACGGGCCATCGCAACACATTATGTTCGATGTAGAAAAATCAAAACCACTTTCTGTACAAGTAGAAGGGCGTTCTAAAATGAAGCCTGTAGAAAATTACGGAGTTAAATTATTGTCTTTAGGTTTTTTTACAAACCCAGATCAAGCAGTAATTTGGCGTGGACCAATGGCTTCTAAAGCCTTAAATCAATTAATTTTTGATGCAGATTGGGGAGAATTAGACTTTTTATTAATCGATTTACCTCCAGGAACAGGAGATGTACATTTATCAATAGTACAAGCCTTACCAATTAACGGAGCAGTAGTTGTTAGTACACCACAAAACATTGCTTTAGCAGACGCTAAAAAAGGAGTTGCAATGTTTCAACAAGACAGTATTAATGTACCCGTTTTAGGAATTATCGAAAATATGGCGTATTTTACACCAGAAGAATTACCAAATAATAAATATTATATCTTTGGTAAAGATGGCGCAAAAAATTTAGCAGAAGATATTAAAACTAAATTTTTAGGAGAAATTCCTTTAGTGCAAAGTATTAGAGAAGCTGGAGATGTTGGACATCCTGTAGCCTTACAAAACGGAACAATTTTAGAAAAATCATTTAACGATATTACCAAAGAAATGCTTTCAGAATTGTTAAAAAGAAATGAAACTTTACCACCAACAGAAGTGGTAAGAATTACAACTATGAGTGGTTGTAGTTCTAAATAA